One region of Scomber scombrus chromosome 10, fScoSco1.1, whole genome shotgun sequence genomic DNA includes:
- the fbxw12 gene encoding F-box/WD repeat-containing protein 12: protein MDPPHHPHLISDCLIHIFTFLSEEDLVSVSSVCKEWHEATETPWLWRRMCLQRWSFCNLAVLRSEQVNHSWKRYFLRRCHLEMKMTKGRAGGYTCHSLRGHTGRVVGLVYLHANSDELPELWNGNAIVCSASTDGTVRAWNIQKAELLWCSPVQSPLTGIVKDEQHEVVITADLTGLIKTWQCQTGQEVASFPTASPHCTLLQYNINNDWFLSVGTSQGSVCTLAGSALTKKSSIMVCDSFKVNVLLVSPDKKWITAGTKDNDDLSPKVIFTESLTSPSEDEDPLCQSVPVIGCQAAVFIPTQPARLVIIHRSEHLNNKALTVFDVSIKKTKYKSEIQVQQMESFLLTLDIRSSQILLEAKDSNCIVLAADQQLWVYSLKGALLASFKEHTMPISSISVDRFRVVTASQDLSLRVLTWRNNRDGGLTLESQYHLLGGSHTMSRGFTHVSCDYSSIVASVEGKDGKDVLKAYSFTS, encoded by the exons GAGGATGTGTCTGCAGCGCTGGAGCTTCTGTAACCTTGCAGTGTTGAGGAGTGAACAGGTGAATCACTCATGGAAGAGATACTTTTTGCGACGCTGCCATTTAGAAATGAAGATGACAAAAGGCAGAGCTGGAGGTTACACCTGCCATAGCCTGAGAGGTCACACAG GCAGGGTGGTAGGCTTGGTATACCTGCATGCGAATTCAGATGAGCTTCCTGAACTCTGGAACGGCAATGCTATTGTCTGCAGTGCTTCTACTGATGGTACAGTCCGAGCATGGAACATCCAAAAA gCTGAGCTCCTGTGGTGCAGTCCTGTGCAGAGTCCTTTGACAGGGATTGTAAAGGATGAACAGCATGAAGTTGTGATCACAGCAGACTTGACGGGCCTCATCAAGACCTGGCAGTGTCAGACTGGCCAGGAAGTGGCCTCCTTTCCTACTGCATCCCCACACTGTACATTACTACAGTACAATATCAACAATGACTGGTTTCTTTCC GTAGGAACCAGTCAGGGATCTGTGTGTACACTAGCTGGCTCAGCTTTGACTAAAAAGTCCAGTATAATGGTGTGTGACTCCTTTAAAGTCAACGTACTCCTAGTTTCACCTGACAAGAAATGGATCACTGCTGGAACCAAGGACAATGATGATTTAAGTCCAAAG GTGATTTTCACAGAAAGTTTGACCTCTCCCTCTGAGGACGAAGATCCTCTGTGCCAGTCCGTACCAGTCATTGGATGCCAGGCTGCTGTCTTCATACCTACCCAGCCTGCCAGACTGGTCATCATTCACCGCAGTGAGCACCTGAACAACAAAGCCCTCACTGTCTTTGATGTCAGCATTAAAAAGACTAAGTACAAGTCAGAGATCCAGG TCCAGCAGATGGAGTCCTTTCTATTGACACTGGACATCAGGTCCTCACAAATCCTTCTAGAGGCCAAGGATAGCAACTGCATAGTGTTAGCAGCTGACCAGCAGCTCTGGGTTTACTCTCTGAAAGGAGCCCTGCTTGCAAGCTTCAAAGAGCACACTATGCCTATTTCCTCCATATCTGTG GATAGATTTCGAGTGGTGACAGCATCTCAGGATCTCTCCCTACGAGTGTTGACATGGAGAAACAACAGAGACGGTGGATTGACACTGGAGAGCCAGTACCACTTACTGGGAGGCTCTCACACAATGTCCAG AGGGTTCACTCATGTCTCCTGTGACTATTCCAGCATTGTGGCCTCAGTAGAAGGGAAAGATGGGAAAGACGTTTTAAAAGCTTACTCTTTCACTTCCTGA